A part of Vespertiliibacter pulmonis genomic DNA contains:
- a CDS encoding SIMPL domain-containing protein (The SIMPL domain is named for its presence in mouse protein SIMPL (signalling molecule that associates with mouse pelle-like kinase). Bacterial member BP26, from Brucella, was shown to assemble into a channel-like structure, while YggE from E. coli has been associated with resistance to oxidative stress.), whose amino-acid sequence MKLQNYLAILPLAFAATHTLAEEAQSNNESVFHFSTQVSRTVEKDLIQAEIYSRKSGKNLSDLKKAVSTNLNKVLAQAKQYPKVDISAEGISNYADYDNKGKVNGWVAEGRISLKSKDFDAVAKILENLDDQIAISHVDFSVSPEKMVSLEDEMTLEIIKQFQHKAEVIQTGLNAKKYILSDIRLNTPNGDINQNAPMPRMYALSAKMASADSQPESLPMEAGKATISATASGKVTFSKE is encoded by the coding sequence ATGAAATTACAAAATTATCTAGCAATCTTACCGCTTGCTTTCGCCGCTACTCATACTTTAGCCGAAGAAGCTCAAAGCAATAATGAATCAGTTTTCCATTTTTCTACACAAGTTAGTCGTACAGTTGAAAAAGATTTAATTCAAGCCGAAATATATAGCCGAAAATCAGGTAAAAATCTTTCTGATCTTAAAAAAGCCGTATCAACCAATCTAAACAAAGTATTAGCCCAAGCAAAACAATATCCCAAGGTTGATATTTCTGCTGAAGGTATTAGCAACTATGCCGATTATGACAACAAAGGAAAAGTAAACGGTTGGGTGGCAGAAGGAAGAATTTCGCTAAAAAGTAAAGACTTTGATGCTGTTGCAAAAATTTTGGAAAATCTAGATGACCAAATCGCTATCAGCCACGTTGATTTTAGTGTTTCGCCAGAGAAAATGGTTTCCCTTGAAGATGAAATGACACTCGAAATTATCAAACAATTCCAGCACAAGGCTGAAGTTATCCAAACAGGGTTAAATGCCAAAAAATATATCCTTAGTGATATACGTTTAAACACGCCCAATGGCGATATAAATCAAAATGCACCAATGCCAAGAATGTATGCGTTATCTGCAAAAATGGCCTCTGCTGATAGCCAACCAGAAAGCCTTCCGATGGAAGCTGGTAAAGCAACTATTTCCGCAACAGCATCGGGCAAAGTAACCTTTTCAAAAGAGTAG
- the slyD gene encoding peptidylprolyl isomerase, which yields MKIAKNVVPSIAYQVRTQDGVLVDEAPVEQPLEYLHGHNNLVIGLENALEGKVVGDTFEVRVQPEEGYGEYNENMVQRVPKDVFMGVDDLEVGMRFIADTDVGPLPVVITEVDGDEVVVDGNHMLAGQELLFSVEIVATRDATPEEIEHGHVHQASGGCCGGHDHEGGEGGCGCGHNH from the coding sequence ATGAAAATTGCAAAAAACGTAGTGCCTAGTATTGCTTATCAAGTTCGTACTCAAGATGGCGTATTAGTTGACGAAGCTCCCGTTGAGCAACCCCTTGAGTATCTACACGGACACAATAATTTAGTTATCGGCTTAGAAAATGCTCTTGAAGGAAAAGTTGTTGGCGATACGTTTGAAGTGCGTGTACAACCAGAAGAAGGCTACGGTGAGTATAACGAAAATATGGTACAACGTGTTCCGAAAGACGTTTTTATGGGCGTTGATGACTTAGAAGTCGGTATGCGTTTCATTGCAGATACTGATGTTGGCCCTCTACCTGTAGTAATTACTGAAGTAGATGGCGATGAGGTTGTCGTTGATGGTAATCATATGTTAGCAGGTCAAGAGCTTCTTTTCAGCGTAGAAATTGTTGCAACCCGTGATGCAACACCTGAAGAAATTGAGCACGGACACGTTCACCAAGCGTCTGGTGGCTGCTGTGGTGGTCACGATCACGAAGGTGGTGAAGGTGGCTGTGGTTGCGGACATAACCACTAA
- the ilvA gene encoding threonine ammonia-lyase, biosynthetic: MSEFALKTGTDYLRAIVSSKIYDLAQITPLQPMEKLSDRLGNTILIKREDRQPVHSFKLRGAYAMISSLSSAQQHSGVIAASAGNHAQGVALSAKHLGLRSLIVMPQNTPSIKVDAVRNFGGEVLLYGANFDEAKAKAIELADELKMTFVHPFDHPLVIAGQGSIGMELLQQANELNYVFVPVGGGGLAAGIAVLIKQLMPEIKIIAVESKDSACLYHALKAGEPIELDRVGLFADGVAVKRIGDETFRLCQQYIDDVVLVDNDEVCAALKDIFENVRAIAEPSGAISLAGLKKYVTQHNLQAQKLACILSGANMNFHTLRYVSERCEIGEKQEALLSVTIPEQKGSFLKFCEILGNRAVTEFNYRHADDQQARIFVGVRVSGADEKQQIIKELQHTGYNVTDLSDDDIAKTHIRYMVGGRPHSLSQETLYSFEFPEQKGALLKFLQILSNWDISLFHYRAHGADYGDILAAFVVNDEQQEAFKQDLSHLGYRYQNVSDSPAYQYFLK, from the coding sequence ATGAGTGAATTCGCTCTTAAAACTGGCACGGATTATCTCCGTGCCATTGTCAGCTCTAAAATCTACGATCTTGCCCAAATTACGCCATTACAACCAATGGAAAAATTATCTGACCGCTTGGGCAATACTATTCTAATCAAACGTGAAGATCGGCAACCTGTGCATAGTTTCAAATTACGAGGGGCTTATGCAATGATTTCCAGCCTTTCTTCTGCACAACAACATTCTGGAGTTATTGCCGCTTCTGCGGGAAATCACGCTCAAGGCGTAGCGCTTTCCGCCAAGCACCTAGGCTTACGTTCGCTCATTGTAATGCCACAAAATACGCCCTCAATTAAAGTTGATGCCGTGCGTAACTTTGGTGGTGAAGTATTACTTTATGGGGCAAATTTTGATGAAGCAAAAGCAAAAGCCATTGAACTTGCTGACGAGCTAAAAATGACCTTTGTTCACCCTTTCGATCACCCTCTTGTCATTGCAGGGCAAGGGTCAATCGGCATGGAATTACTACAACAAGCCAACGAACTCAACTATGTGTTTGTCCCTGTTGGTGGGGGGGGATTAGCAGCGGGAATTGCGGTACTGATTAAACAATTAATGCCTGAAATCAAAATCATTGCCGTTGAATCAAAAGATTCTGCTTGTCTTTATCACGCCCTAAAAGCAGGCGAACCGATTGAATTAGATAGAGTTGGGCTATTTGCCGATGGGGTTGCCGTTAAACGTATTGGTGATGAAACATTCCGCCTATGTCAACAATATATTGATGATGTAGTACTCGTTGATAATGACGAAGTGTGTGCTGCCCTAAAAGATATCTTTGAGAATGTCCGAGCGATAGCAGAACCTTCTGGTGCAATTTCGCTTGCTGGCTTAAAAAAATACGTTACACAGCACAATTTACAAGCGCAAAAACTTGCCTGTATTTTGTCTGGGGCAAATATGAATTTCCACACATTACGTTATGTTTCTGAACGTTGTGAAATTGGCGAAAAACAGGAAGCATTACTGTCAGTAACTATTCCAGAGCAAAAAGGCAGCTTTCTAAAATTTTGTGAAATTTTAGGCAATCGTGCGGTAACTGAATTTAACTACCGCCATGCAGACGATCAGCAAGCTCGTATATTTGTTGGGGTACGAGTTAGCGGTGCCGATGAAAAACAGCAAATTATCAAAGAATTACAACATACGGGTTATAATGTTACCGATTTATCTGATGATGACATTGCCAAAACCCATATTCGTTATATGGTTGGGGGCAGACCTCATTCACTCTCGCAAGAAACCTTATACAGTTTTGAATTTCCCGAACAAAAAGGGGCATTGCTTAAATTTTTACAAATATTGAGCAACTGGGATATTTCGCTCTTCCATTATCGAGCTCATGGAGCAGATTACGGTGATATTTTAGCTGCTTTTGTGGTAAATGATGAACAACAAGAAGCATTTAAACAGGATCTTAGCCATCTTGGCTATCGTTACCAGAACGTCAGCGACAGCCCTGCATATCAATATTTTTTAAAATAA
- the glmM gene encoding phosphoglucosamine mutase, translating to MAERKYFGTDGVRGEVGKFPITPEFALKLGWAAGKILANQGTKKVLIGKDTRISGYMLESALEAGLAAAGLSAAFTGPMPTPAIAYLTRTFRAEAGIVISASHNPYYDNGIKFFSSSGEKLPDEVEQAIETLLDQPMDCVSSSELGRASRITDAAGRYIEFCKSTFPANSSLTGLRIVVDCANGATYHIAPNVMRELGAEVIEIGTHPDGLNINEKCGATDIKALQQVVIESEADVGLAYDGDGDRLIMVDHLGNKVDGDQILFIIAREALRAGKLQGGVVGTLMSNMSLEIALKELAIPFVRANVGDRYVLEQLKEKGWKLGGENSGHIIVLDKNTTGDGIIASLEVLSAMVNHKLSLNELVKAVPLFPQVLLNVRFNGGANPLESDEVKHVATQVEKQLAGKGRILLRKSGTEPLIRVMVECEDGELAQRYAEEIVNAVKRN from the coding sequence ATGGCAGAACGTAAATACTTTGGCACAGACGGCGTACGAGGTGAAGTTGGAAAATTCCCTATTACCCCTGAATTTGCCTTAAAGCTAGGTTGGGCAGCAGGAAAAATTCTTGCAAATCAAGGGACTAAAAAAGTGCTAATTGGGAAAGATACCCGAATCTCTGGTTATATGCTTGAATCTGCTTTAGAAGCAGGTTTAGCTGCTGCTGGACTGTCCGCTGCATTTACTGGACCAATGCCAACACCTGCCATTGCTTATTTAACTCGCACATTCCGAGCTGAAGCGGGCATTGTAATTTCTGCTTCACATAATCCCTACTATGATAACGGAATCAAGTTTTTTTCATCAAGCGGTGAAAAACTGCCCGATGAGGTGGAACAAGCTATCGAGACCTTACTCGATCAGCCGATGGACTGTGTTAGCTCATCGGAATTAGGGCGAGCAAGCCGTATCACCGATGCTGCAGGACGTTATATCGAATTTTGTAAAAGCACCTTCCCAGCCAATTCAAGTCTTACTGGGCTTCGTATTGTAGTTGATTGTGCCAACGGTGCAACCTACCATATTGCCCCCAATGTAATGCGAGAACTCGGCGCAGAAGTAATTGAAATCGGAACACACCCTGATGGTTTAAATATCAATGAAAAATGCGGTGCAACCGATATCAAAGCATTACAACAAGTTGTTATTGAATCTGAAGCTGATGTGGGATTAGCCTATGATGGCGATGGTGATCGCTTAATTATGGTGGATCATTTAGGTAATAAAGTCGATGGCGATCAAATTCTGTTTATTATTGCTCGTGAAGCCTTGCGTGCAGGGAAATTACAAGGTGGTGTTGTTGGCACACTGATGAGTAATATGAGCCTTGAAATTGCACTAAAAGAACTGGCAATTCCTTTTGTACGAGCTAATGTGGGCGATCGTTATGTCCTTGAGCAATTAAAAGAAAAAGGCTGGAAATTAGGTGGCGAAAACTCAGGGCATATTATCGTATTAGATAAAAATACGACAGGCGATGGCATTATTGCCTCCCTTGAAGTGCTTAGTGCAATGGTAAATCATAAGCTCAGTTTAAATGAGTTAGTCAAAGCCGTTCCGCTTTTCCCACAAGTATTACTCAACGTCCGCTTTAATGGCGGAGCAAACCCACTGGAAAGTGATGAAGTAAAACACGTTGCTACCCAAGTTGAAAAACAATTAGCGGGTAAAGGACGAATTTTATTGCGTAAATCTGGCACAGAGCCACTGATCCGAGTGATGGTAGAGTGTGAAGATGGTGAACTTGCCCAACGTTATGCAGAAGAAATTGTCAATGCTGTAAAACGAAATTAA
- the rpiA gene encoding ribose-5-phosphate isomerase RpiA: MNQLEMKKLAAQSALQYIKPDTIVGIGSGSTVNCFIEALGEIRHKIKGAVAASKHSEELLRKQGIEVFNANDVSSLDIYIDGADEITPQGYMIKGGGAALTREKIVSSLAKKFICIVDSSKQVNILGSTFALPVEVIPMARSYVARQLVALGGSPEYRENVITDNGNVILDVYNFKIMEPLKMEHTINNIAGVVTNGIFAQRYANITIIGTPDGVKIIE, encoded by the coding sequence ATGAATCAACTTGAAATGAAAAAACTTGCAGCCCAATCTGCTTTACAATACATTAAACCTGACACGATTGTCGGCATAGGCAGTGGCTCAACTGTAAACTGTTTTATTGAAGCATTAGGCGAAATCCGCCATAAAATTAAAGGGGCTGTGGCTGCATCTAAACATTCTGAAGAGTTATTACGTAAACAAGGTATTGAAGTTTTCAATGCAAATGACGTGTCAAGTTTAGATATTTATATTGATGGTGCAGACGAAATCACCCCCCAAGGCTATATGATAAAAGGGGGAGGCGCTGCTTTAACCCGTGAGAAAATTGTTAGCTCATTAGCGAAAAAATTTATCTGTATTGTAGATTCTAGCAAACAAGTTAATATATTAGGTTCAACTTTCGCTTTACCCGTAGAAGTTATTCCAATGGCTCGTTCTTATGTTGCTCGCCAACTTGTCGCTCTCGGCGGATCACCTGAATACCGTGAAAATGTTATTACCGATAATGGTAATGTAATTTTAGATGTATATAACTTCAAAATTATGGAACCACTTAAAATGGAACACACTATTAACAATATTGCTGGGGTCGTAACCAATGGTATTTTCGCCCAACGTTACGCTAATATAACCATTATCGGCACACCTGACGGCGTAAAAATTATTGAATAA
- the serA gene encoding phosphoglycerate dehydrogenase, which produces MLNKVSLDKSKIKFVLLEGVHQNALNALKAAGYTNIEYHKKALEGEELKEALKDAHFIGIRSRTVITEEVLNYAPKLIAIGCFCIGTNQVNLTATKQRGIPVFNAPFSNTRSVAELVLGEILLLMRNIPKANAEVHRGLWNKSATGSNEVRGKNLGIIGYGHIGSQLSILAEAVGMHVYFYDVENKLPLGNAQQVANLDDLLAMSDAISLHVPDNPSTKNLLNANNLPKIKQDAIVINAARGTVIEIDALVEVLKSGQLRGAAIDVFPKEPSSINDPFESPLREFDNVILTPHIGGSTTEAQANIGTEVAHKLIKYSDNGSTLSAVNFPEVSLPEHSGTKRLLHIHINKPGMLNKINQVFVDLNVNIAAQFLQTDPTIGYVVIDVETEKTDEALKRLKEIDGTIRSRILY; this is translated from the coding sequence ATGTTAAATAAAGTATCCCTTGATAAGAGCAAAATTAAATTTGTTTTGCTTGAGGGAGTTCACCAAAATGCCCTAAACGCTCTAAAAGCTGCGGGATATACCAATATTGAATACCATAAAAAAGCCTTAGAAGGTGAAGAATTAAAAGAAGCACTCAAAGATGCCCACTTTATCGGTATTCGCTCTCGTACCGTTATTACCGAAGAAGTCCTCAACTACGCCCCTAAATTGATTGCCATCGGCTGTTTCTGTATTGGGACAAATCAAGTCAATTTAACGGCAACTAAACAGCGAGGTATTCCTGTATTTAATGCTCCATTCTCAAATACCCGCTCTGTAGCAGAATTAGTATTAGGTGAGATTTTATTACTAATGCGTAATATTCCGAAAGCGAATGCAGAAGTACACCGTGGTTTATGGAATAAATCTGCTACTGGCTCTAATGAGGTTCGAGGCAAAAACTTAGGCATTATCGGCTACGGCCATATCGGCTCACAGCTTAGTATTTTAGCAGAGGCTGTTGGAATGCACGTCTATTTTTATGATGTGGAAAATAAACTCCCACTTGGTAATGCACAACAAGTAGCGAACCTTGATGATCTATTAGCAATGAGTGATGCCATTTCACTGCACGTTCCCGATAATCCTTCTACCAAAAATCTGCTTAATGCCAACAACCTGCCAAAAATCAAACAAGATGCGATTGTTATCAATGCAGCGAGAGGAACTGTTATCGAAATTGATGCGTTAGTTGAAGTATTAAAATCAGGACAACTGCGTGGAGCGGCTATTGATGTTTTCCCAAAAGAACCTTCATCAATTAATGACCCTTTTGAATCACCATTAAGAGAGTTTGATAATGTTATTCTAACTCCTCACATTGGAGGTTCAACAACAGAGGCCCAAGCCAATATTGGTACAGAAGTTGCTCACAAACTTATCAAATATTCAGATAATGGCTCCACACTTTCTGCGGTAAATTTCCCTGAAGTTTCATTACCAGAACATAGTGGCACTAAGCGGTTATTACATATTCATATCAACAAACCGGGTATGCTAAATAAGATTAACCAAGTCTTCGTAGATTTGAATGTCAATATTGCAGCTCAATTTCTACAAACAGACCCTACTATTGGTTATGTTGTGATTGATGTTGAAACAGAAAAAACTGATGAAGCTTTAAAACGCTTAAAAGAGATAGACGGCACAATTAGAAGCCGTATTTTATATTAA
- a CDS encoding histone H1 family protein, protein MKKLLSALFVFGSALSLAACDQAKEKVAEVKQTATEATNAVADKATEMKDAAATKVEEAKSAAVEATNAVADKATEMKDAAATKVEEAKSAAVEAKNAVADKATEMKDAAATKVEEAKSAAVEAKNAVADKATEMKDAAATKVEEAKSAVVETKNAAVTKVEEAKSAAVEAKNAVADKAAEMKDAAATKIEDAKKAVEGKVNEMKSSVEGK, encoded by the coding sequence ATGAAAAAATTATTATCAGCATTATTTGTTTTCGGTTCAGCATTATCATTAGCTGCTTGTGATCAAGCAAAAGAGAAAGTTGCGGAAGTAAAACAAACAGCAACTGAAGCAACTAATGCGGTAGCAGATAAAGCAACCGAAATGAAAGATGCGGCGGCTACAAAAGTAGAAGAAGCAAAATCAGCAGCAGTTGAGGCAACTAATGCGGTAGCAGATAAAGCAACTGAAATGAAAGATGCGGCGGCTACAAAAGTAGAAGAAGCAAAATCAGCAGCAGTTGAAGCGAAAAATGCGGTAGCAGATAAAGCAACCGAAATGAAAGATGCGGCGGCTACAAAAGTAGAAGAAGCAAAATCAGCAGCAGTTGAAGCGAAAAATGCGGTAGCAGATAAAGCAACTGAAATGAAAGATGCAGCGGCTACAAAAGTAGAAGAAGCAAAATCAGCAGTAGTTGAAACGAAAAATGCAGCGGTAACGAAAGTAGAAGAAGCAAAATCAGCAGCAGTTGAAGCGAAAAATGCGGTAGCAGATAAAGCAGCTGAAATGAAAGATGCGGCGGCAACTAAAATTGAAGATGCTAAAAAAGCTGTTGAAGGCAAAGTAAACGAAATGAAGTCTTCTGTTGAAGGTAAATAA